In one Candidatus Absconditicoccus praedator genomic region, the following are encoded:
- a CDS encoding right-handed parallel beta-helix repeat-containing protein, which yields MISIISNMLVFLILMTIFALHFSSAGDGFAIEEVSFVDVLGKDSVGSTVSAETNITSALNFFSKEYQHEFDDLTPHNCRVVKGDKYTPEYTTDNLIEFVRGDLEEYHNYNSILVNPGSRGLERVYDSQTDSYIQDIADEQGIHRSNIDFGYVFGGSMVKDIKEGGFQWKGDIRINPNNSDQNNRLELYDSADDLIFDRNQIGSYCENNGDDGEFEANGVSSFQFRKMGGSYFSCEMLENYYRTNDDFECNDVDDDGRKFDLTAEDGGEMTVTFENKHPQHGCTSMEDWDITSIKYETEGDESPEWTRVGEDISDAQDMDFEDNDGNELSVSPGEEYSGVGKIKNIDSSQIDEDDVDGDFEFDGDNLLAETDSTVGDFRVSFENGSFEKQTWTGGKEMHENAKVDGDSLEGKLGGDNKIMGVEELTDLSGNLDCSSIDDQIDAEGFECSGDEIVVEDGVMNLYFEEDDKDAGEDECDITVSEGESIQDAIDDAQEGYLVCVESGTYQENLEIDGISNLTLIGLDENDIPILDGTDNSNHGIEIKNSDNISLKNLQVQNFGNRGLYAYTDTVILDDIEIYNIISKDNGNDGIRVIGYRNALIENSESIGNNGDGITFYAYGDIKNSKIKDNQERGIYALNVTSGGGVMNIYDNELSGNLRNNGHHAAAIEVRSHDYYDDDIDEANVVGNDITDTKGNGILIYKVNREKDDSYNSRVADNTIDGVTNIDGETPAGDGILIYKSHYVTVENNTSKNNDNSGVRVTGTYNYGTYVTTNVEIAGNDLINNEYGILIEDDVENIQYGNNNFEDNQIDVELDVESESEISEGICKTDDQTIDSLENIEKGYSVDGNLTIEPSGGAGSELIIEGDVNVGGDLAIEPSGNASVTIEGDVNVGGDLTKETGGAQSDITILGDQNDNQGSIDISCGDGEDDEDDGEGEDGGKGKDESEESALELVKIEYIPDEELTIETLEYKPVYEYDEDFQVSYLILTKNGELIAGHKGDTKNINADISGKNDSEIEADKLSKIVEFFEGEEYQGLDDLEQMNNIVADYSRDCSISVGPDRGNIDIEYSNLYNVFN from the coding sequence ATGATATCTATAATAAGTAATATGCTAGTGTTTTTGATACTAATGACCATATTTGCATTGCATTTTAGCTCTGCATGAGACTGATTTGCTATAGAAGAAGTGAGTTTTGTGGATGTATTAGGAAAAGATAGTGTAGGTAGTACTGTGTCGGCAGAAACAAATATTACTTCGGCATTGAACTTTTTTAGTAAAGAGTATCAGCATGAATTTGATGATCTAACTCCTCATAATTGTAGAGTTGTAAAATGAGATAAATATACTCCTGAATATACAACTGATAATTTGATAGAGTTTGTTAGATGAGATTTGGAAGAATATCATAATTACAATTCCATACTTGTAAATCCTGGAAGTAGATGATTAGAAAGGGTGTACGATTCTCAAACTGATTCTTATATCCAAGATATAGCAGATGAACAATGAATTCATAGGTCAAATATAGATTTTGGATATGTGTTTGGTGGTAGTATGGTGAAAGATATAAAAGAATGATGATTTCAATGGAAATGAGATATTCGTATAAATCCAAACAACTCTGATCAGAATAATAGATTAGAATTATACGATTCAGCTGATGATTTGATTTTTGATAGAAATCAAATTTGATCTTATTGTGAAAATAATGGAGATGACTGAGAATTTGAAGCTAATTGAGTTTCCAGTTTCCAATTTAGGAAAATGTGATGAAGTTATTTTAGTTGTGAAATGTTGGAAAACTATTATAGAACAAATGATGATTTTGAGTGTAATGATGTAGATGATGATTGAAGAAAATTTGATTTGACAGCTGAGGATGGTGGTGAAATGACTGTAACATTTGAAAATAAACATCCTCAGCACGGCTGTACAAGTATGGAGGATTGGGATATTACATCAATTAAGTATGAAACAGAAGGTGATGAATCTCCAGAATGGACTAGGGTAGGAGAAGATATATCTGATGCTCAAGATATGGATTTTGAAGATAATGACTGAAATGAACTGTCTGTTTCTCCTTGAGAAGAATATTCTGGAGTTGGTAAAATAAAAAATATTGATTCAAGTCAAATTGATGAAGATGATGTGGATGGAGATTTTGAATTTGACTGAGATAATTTGCTTGCAGAGACAGATAGTACTGTTTGAGACTTTAGAGTAAGTTTTGAAAATGGTTCTTTTGAAAAACAAACATGGACTGGAGGTAAGGAAATGCATGAAAATGCAAAAGTAGATGGAGATAGTTTAGAGTGAAAATTAGGTGGTGATAATAAGATAATGGGGGTTGAAGAACTTACTGATCTATCAGGGAATCTTGATTGTAGCAGTATAGATGATCAGATAGATGCAGAAGGTTTTGAATGTAGTGGTGATGAAATTGTTGTAGAAGATTGAGTTATGAATTTGTATTTTGAAGAAGATGATAAAGATGCCTGAGAAGATGAATGTGATATAACTGTATCAGAAGGCGAATCAATTCAAGATGCAATAGATGATGCACAAGAAGGTTATCTTGTATGCGTAGAATCATGAACTTATCAAGAAAATTTAGAAATTGATTGAATATCAAATTTGACATTAATTTGACTTGATGAGAATGATATACCAATATTAGATTGAACAGATAATTCAAATCATGGTATTGAGATTAAGAATTCAGATAATATTTCATTAAAAAATTTACAAGTTCAAAACTTTGGCAACAGAGGACTTTATGCATATACAGATACTGTTATATTAGATGATATTGAAATATATAATATTATTTCTAAAGATAATTGAAATGATTGAATCAGAGTGATAGGTTATAGAAATGCTTTAATAGAAAATTCAGAATCTATTGGAAATAATTGAGATGGTATAACATTTTATGCATATTGAGATATAAAAAATTCAAAGATAAAAGATAATCAAGAAAGATGAATATATGCTTTGAATGTAACTTCAGGTGGTGGTGTTATGAATATTTATGATAATGAACTATCTTGAAACTTACGAAATAATGGTCATCATGCAGCTGCTATTGAGGTGCGTAGTCATGATTATTATGATGATGATATTGACGAAGCTAATGTAGTTTGAAATGATATAACTGATACAAAATGAAATGGTATACTAATATACAAAGTAAATAGAGAAAAGGATGATTCATATAATTCTAGAGTAGCTGACAATACAATAGATTGAGTGACAAATATAGATTGAGAAACTCCTGCAGGTGACGGTATACTGATTTATAAATCTCATTATGTTACTGTAGAAAATAATACTTCTAAAAATAACGATAATTCATGAGTGAGAGTAACATGAACTTATAACTATGGTACATATGTTACAACAAATGTTGAAATTGCATGAAATGATTTGATAAATAATGAATATTGAATTTTGATCGAAGATGATGTAGAAAATATTCAATATGGAAATAATAATTTTGAAGACAATCAAATAGATGTTGAGTTAGATGTTGAGTCAGAATCTGAGATATCAGAGGGTATTTGTAAAACTGATGATCAAACTATTGATTCCTTAGAGAATATAGAAAAGGGTTATAGTGTAGATGGTAATTTAACTATTGAACCTAGTGGATGAGCGTGAAGTGAATTAATTATAGAAGGTGATGTAAATGTAGGAGGTGATTTGGCTATTGAGCCTTCAGGTAATGCATCTGTAACTATAGAAGGTGATGTAAATGTAGGAGGAGATTTAACTAAAGAGACTTGAGGTGCACAAAGTGATATAACGATATTAGGCGATCAAAATGATAATCAAGGTTCTATTGATATTAGTTGTTGAGATGGCGAAGATGATGAAGATGACTGAGAATGAGAAGATTGAGGTAAATGAAAAGATGAATCAGAAGAGTCAGCTCTAGAACTAGTTAAAATAGAGTATATACCAGATGAAGAGTTGACAATTGAAACTTTGGAATACAAGCCAGTTTATGAATACGACGAAGATTTCCAAGTAAGTTATCTTATTCTTACAAAGAACTGAGAATTGATAGCAGGTCACAAATGAGATACAAAAAATATTAATGCAGATATTTCTGGTAAAAATGATTCTGAAATTGAAGCTGATAAGCTTTCAAAAATAGTAGAATTTTTTGAAGGTGAGGAGTATCAATGACTTGATGATTT